In the Kribbella sp. NBC_00482 genome, one interval contains:
- a CDS encoding MMPL family transporter: MRIARWSATHPWRAIGLWLLLVVVAVGMSVVIPKQQAENKDTWVGQSGQAAEMIEKAGLAEHPTETVLLTDPDGQLDKAAASAAIAQLQQKLAALDSIQSVGQPVWSENGKAALVPMELKGTADDASDHIEKIVATTAEVQQANPDLSITQAGSGSVDAGIWKQVGSDLAKAEKLSLPITFVLMLLAFGALIAAGIPVLLAFSAVGAALGFYAPLSYLFPDGGSVANVVLLIGMAVGVDYSLFYLKREREERLKGRNTLQAVEIAAATSGHSVVVSGLAVIVSMAGLYVSQDATFTSMATATIVVVAVAVLGSLTVLPALLAKLGHRVDRPRVPLLWRLNRRIGPGGISRRILAPVLRYPRAALSLSAIAVVALAVPALGMKTEPADLNTLPQSIPEVRTLKDLQANFPSQGGLSYAVVAQGEGAVAALTRLQESAVQSGKFVVPPGETVKQAEGTAVLTLVSVLPESSANADAALSQLRTELAPAALGSTTWAVGGESAESVDYGNNQRDRLPFVIAFVLALTLVMMAVTFRSVAIAVVTTLLNLASVAACFGVLALVFQHSWAEGLLGFTSAGFVVSWIPLFLFVILVGLSMDYHVFVLGRIREGVADGLTPREAVRKGITESAGVVTSAAAVMVSVFAVFATLGMLEMKQMGVGLAVAVLIDATLVRIVMLPSIMVLLGRKAWWPNKVANGPAPDVREREFAAV; encoded by the coding sequence GTGCGCATTGCGCGCTGGAGTGCTACTCATCCATGGCGGGCGATCGGCCTCTGGCTGCTGCTCGTCGTCGTCGCGGTCGGGATGTCGGTGGTCATCCCGAAGCAGCAGGCCGAGAACAAGGACACCTGGGTCGGCCAGTCCGGCCAGGCCGCGGAAATGATCGAGAAGGCAGGACTGGCCGAGCACCCGACCGAGACCGTTCTGCTGACCGACCCGGACGGACAGCTGGACAAGGCAGCCGCGAGTGCGGCGATCGCTCAGCTCCAGCAGAAGCTCGCGGCACTGGACTCGATCCAGTCCGTCGGACAGCCTGTCTGGTCGGAGAACGGCAAGGCCGCACTCGTTCCGATGGAATTGAAAGGTACGGCGGACGACGCCTCCGACCACATCGAGAAGATCGTCGCCACCACCGCCGAGGTGCAGCAGGCGAACCCCGACCTGAGCATCACGCAGGCCGGCAGCGGGTCGGTCGACGCGGGGATCTGGAAGCAGGTCGGTTCCGACCTCGCGAAGGCGGAGAAGCTCAGCCTGCCGATCACGTTCGTGCTGATGCTGCTCGCCTTCGGCGCGCTGATCGCGGCCGGGATCCCGGTCCTGCTGGCGTTCTCGGCAGTCGGTGCCGCCCTCGGCTTCTACGCGCCGCTGTCCTATCTGTTCCCGGATGGCGGCTCGGTGGCGAACGTCGTACTGCTGATCGGGATGGCGGTCGGCGTCGACTACTCGCTGTTCTACCTCAAACGTGAACGCGAGGAACGTCTCAAGGGTCGCAACACCCTGCAAGCGGTCGAGATCGCCGCGGCCACCTCGGGGCACTCGGTGGTCGTGTCCGGTCTCGCCGTGATCGTCTCGATGGCCGGCTTGTACGTTTCCCAGGACGCGACCTTCACATCGATGGCGACGGCAACGATCGTGGTCGTCGCGGTGGCGGTGCTCGGTTCGCTGACTGTGTTGCCCGCGCTGCTCGCGAAGCTGGGTCACCGGGTCGACCGGCCGCGCGTCCCGCTGCTGTGGCGGCTCAACCGTCGCATCGGTCCGGGTGGCATCAGCCGTCGCATCCTGGCTCCGGTACTGCGTTACCCGCGCGCCGCCCTGTCGCTGTCCGCGATCGCGGTCGTGGCGCTCGCCGTACCAGCACTCGGGATGAAGACCGAGCCGGCCGATCTGAACACGCTGCCGCAGAGCATCCCCGAAGTACGCACGCTGAAGGATCTGCAGGCGAACTTCCCGTCCCAGGGCGGTCTTTCGTACGCGGTCGTCGCGCAGGGCGAGGGTGCGGTCGCGGCGTTGACAAGGCTGCAGGAGTCCGCCGTACAGAGCGGCAAGTTCGTCGTGCCGCCGGGCGAGACGGTGAAGCAGGCGGAGGGGACCGCGGTGCTGACGTTGGTGTCGGTGCTTCCTGAGAGCAGCGCGAACGCGGACGCCGCACTGAGTCAGTTGCGGACGGAGTTGGCGCCGGCGGCGCTGGGGTCGACGACCTGGGCGGTCGGCGGCGAGTCGGCGGAGTCGGTTGACTACGGCAACAACCAGCGGGACCGGCTGCCGTTCGTGATCGCGTTCGTGCTGGCGTTGACGCTGGTGATGATGGCGGTGACCTTCCGGAGCGTGGCGATCGCGGTGGTGACGACCTTGCTGAACCTGGCCTCGGTCGCTGCCTGCTTCGGCGTACTGGCGCTGGTCTTCCAGCACTCGTGGGCCGAAGGGCTGCTCGGGTTCACGTCGGCCGGGTTCGTGGTGTCGTGGATCCCGCTGTTCCTGTTCGTCATCCTGGTCGGGTTGTCGATGGACTACCACGTGTTCGTCCTCGGCCGGATCCGCGAAGGGGTCGCGGACGGGCTGACGCCACGCGAGGCCGTCCGCAAGGGCATCACCGAGTCGGCAGGTGTGGTGACGAGCGCGGCCGCGGTGATGGTCTCGGTGTTCGCCGTCTTCGCCACTCTCGGGATGCTCGAGATGAAGCAGATGGGAGTAGGCCTGGCCGTGGCCGTCCTGATCGACGCGACGCTGGTCCGGATCGTGATGCTGCCCTCGATCATGGTCCTGCTCGGCCGGAAGGCCTGGTGGCCGAACAAGGTCGCGAACGGGCCCGCGCCGGACGTCCGCGAGCGGGAATTCGCGGCGGTCTAG